A part of Terriglobus roseus genomic DNA contains:
- a CDS encoding VOC family protein has translation MNGKLIGFAPITDGDRAKAFYEGILGLTFVGDDGFAVVFRSGANMVRLAKMPKVEPAQFTILGWETTSIEDDVQSLTAKGVEFSRFGFLEHDALGIWTAPGGDKVAWFKDPDGNTLSLSQHITA, from the coding sequence ATGAATGGAAAGCTGATCGGATTCGCACCCATCACCGACGGTGATCGTGCCAAGGCGTTTTACGAAGGCATCCTGGGTCTCACGTTCGTGGGCGATGACGGCTTCGCCGTCGTCTTCCGCAGCGGCGCAAACATGGTCCGCCTCGCAAAGATGCCAAAGGTGGAACCCGCCCAGTTCACCATCCTGGGCTGGGAAACCACCTCCATTGAAGACGACGTGCAATCGCTCACAGCGAAGGGTGTCGAGTTCTCCCGATTCGGGTTTCTGGAACACGACGCGCTCGGCATCTGGACAGCTCCCGGCGGCGACAAAGTCGCATGGTTCAAAGACCCGGACGGCAACACACTCA